The following proteins are encoded in a genomic region of Planococcus lenghuensis:
- the istB gene encoding IS21-like element helper ATPase IstB, whose product MTKESTVTKLHEMRLSSMAEQFQNQLLSPEYNELSFEERFNLLVDVEWSRRKNNKLERLIRKADFRYGQACIEDIEYHADPKLDKAQILRLASGNYIQEKQNLIIKGASGNGKSYLACAFGVAACRQFYSVRYVRLPNLLDELAVARGEGIYQKVMKVYKKVDLLILDEWMLTSLRESEARDVLELVEARQQVASTVYCSQFDTQGWYEKIGEATLTDAILDRIIHSSHSILIDGKMSMRERHGLNA is encoded by the coding sequence ATGACAAAAGAAAGCACAGTGACGAAATTGCACGAAATGCGGCTCAGCTCAATGGCAGAACAGTTTCAGAATCAGCTGTTAAGCCCCGAGTACAACGAATTATCCTTCGAGGAACGCTTCAATCTGCTTGTGGACGTGGAGTGGTCCCGCCGCAAGAACAATAAGCTTGAACGCCTGATTCGAAAAGCGGATTTCCGTTATGGCCAGGCATGTATCGAAGATATCGAATATCACGCGGACCCGAAACTCGACAAGGCACAGATTCTCCGGCTCGCATCCGGCAATTACATACAGGAGAAGCAGAATCTCATCATCAAAGGCGCTTCCGGTAACGGGAAATCCTACCTCGCCTGCGCCTTCGGCGTAGCAGCCTGTCGGCAATTTTATTCAGTCCGCTATGTCCGACTTCCGAACTTACTAGATGAGCTGGCGGTCGCAAGGGGCGAAGGCATTTACCAGAAAGTGATGAAAGTCTATAAGAAAGTGGATCTGCTTATCTTGGATGAGTGGATGCTTACTTCTTTGCGGGAGAGCGAGGCACGGGATGTCTTGGAGTTAGTTGAAGCACGCCAACAAGTCGCATCCACCGTCTACTGTTCCCAATTCGATACACAAGGCTGGTATGAAAAGATCGGTGAAGCGACACTGACTGACGCCATCCTGGACCGAATCATCCACAGCTCCCACAGCATTCTGATTGACGGCAAAATGTCGATGCGGGAACGCCATGGATTAAATGCCTAA